A single Rhopalosiphum padi isolate XX-2018 chromosome 4, ASM2088224v1, whole genome shotgun sequence DNA region contains:
- the LOC132928393 gene encoding uncharacterized protein LOC132928393 has translation MDLSDDEEFYDSDQSDVGEQSLHAMLSKTLYDKDNEYEEYGEQIAGEEEALGSVQEEVLGKVTDDGGQEEVVLGPVYSEKEDPNLNEKSKGPDSKFVKKLEDAEEVVLTPEVLGELENKHFFDGLDDDNFEPIKKKKKLSNDDSNNANPHKTIIMHIPQFIRCNKGGQSIQVQNIVCGANMGCPLDLVRIVMWTSNSEYNPQRFNGLIMRLRTPNVTSLLFPSGKMIMQGAKDDRTGNLGCRKVAKILERLGHNVQFCDYTVHNIVCTWDVGFPIMLEELNTAHSQFTSFEPEVFPALIYRMVKPRAVFLMFVNGKVVLTGLKTKADIKESVFLMQDVLNNFRKT, from the exons atggATTTAAGTGACGATGAAGAATTTTATGATAGTGATCAGAGTGATGTGGGCGAACAAAGTTTACATGCTATGCTCAGTAAAACTCTTTACGATAAAGACAATGAGTATGAAGAATATGGTGAACAAATTGCTGGTGAAGAAGAAGCATTGGGTAGTGTGCAAGAAGAAGTACTTGGTAAAGTCACTGATGATGGTGGTCAAGAAGAAGTTGTCCTAGGTCCAGTATATAGCGAGAAAGAAGATCCAAATTTGAACGAAAAATCAAAAGGGCCAGATTCaaagtttgttaaaaaattagaaGATGCTGAAGAAGTAGTTTTAACACCAGAAGTTCTAGGtgaattagaaaataaacatttttttgatggacttgatgatgataattttgaaccaataaaaaaaaaaaaaaaactaagcaaTGATGATAGTAATAATGCAAATcctcataaaactattattatgcatataccTCAATTCATTCGATGTAACAAAGGAGGTCAATCTATTCAAGTTCA AAACATTGTTTGTGGTGCCAACATGGGATGTCCTTTAGACTTAGTAAGAATCGTTATGTGGACTAGTAACTCTGAGTATAATCCACAGCGATTTAATGGGCTAATTATGCGCCTTCGTACACCTAATGTCACCAGTTTATTATTTCCATCAGGCAAAATGATCATGCAAGGAGCTAAAGATGACCGAACTGGAAATTTAGGTTGTCGAAAAGTAGCAAAAATTTTAGAACGACTCGGACACaat gtacaatttTGTGACTATACAgtgcataatattgtatgcacATGGGATGTTGGTTTCCCAATAATGTTGGAAGAATTAAATACTGCTCACTCACAATTTACCAg cTTTGAGCCAGAAGTATTTCCTGCGTTAATTTATCGGATGGTCAAACCTCGAGCagtgtttttaatgtttgtaaatGGAAAAGTAGTTTTGACag gtCTTAAAACAAAAGCAGATATTAAAGAATCTGTCTTTTTGATGCAAGATGTATTAAACAATTTCAGAAAAACATGA